A portion of the Edaphobacter bradus genome contains these proteins:
- a CDS encoding APC family permease — protein MQETRTELPRVLNASHATSIVVGIIIGSGIFLVPREMMAAVGSSGMVYAVWITGGLLSLFGAMTYAEIAAMRPKYGGEYAFLREAYGDLVAFLYMWTWITIAKPASIATIAAGLARVLGTFAIFSFFSRPAIGPLLWSQVFAIAMTWLITGLNILGTRKSGNVQLALTWLKVLLIIVIAGFCFGAAGSHGSWHNFATSFAGARGGFSGFMIALIAALWAYDGWSDVTQMAGEVKRPQRSLPVALVGGVAIVGGLYMLTNAAIQYVMPAAAIATADRPAADALRSIAGAWGSGLVSIGMAVSICATFVGSSLSGARVPFAAAHDGLFFKRLAHVHPRFETPSTALILQAVLSSLLLLAIGRFQALFSLAIFSEWFFYALTASTVFVFRRREPEAKRPYSVWGYPVLPGLFIAAAVVLLVFSFADQPRNSLIGTGVILLGIPLHKAFQRSRVAQGVSKSAR, from the coding sequence ATGCAGGAAACCAGAACAGAGCTCCCGCGCGTTCTCAACGCCTCGCACGCTACCTCCATCGTTGTCGGCATCATCATCGGAAGCGGCATCTTTCTTGTGCCGCGGGAGATGATGGCGGCTGTTGGCTCGTCCGGCATGGTCTACGCGGTGTGGATCACTGGCGGCCTGCTGTCGCTGTTTGGCGCGATGACGTACGCGGAGATTGCCGCGATGCGGCCGAAGTATGGCGGCGAGTATGCGTTTCTGCGGGAAGCGTATGGCGATTTGGTTGCCTTTCTGTACATGTGGACTTGGATCACCATTGCGAAGCCTGCGTCGATTGCGACGATCGCCGCTGGCCTGGCTCGCGTGCTGGGGACGTTTGCGATCTTCAGCTTTTTCTCGCGGCCTGCGATTGGGCCGCTCTTGTGGAGCCAGGTCTTTGCGATTGCGATGACGTGGCTGATTACGGGGTTGAACATTCTTGGCACTCGCAAGTCGGGCAATGTGCAGCTTGCGCTGACGTGGCTGAAGGTGCTGCTAATCATTGTGATCGCAGGCTTCTGTTTTGGAGCCGCGGGCAGCCATGGCTCGTGGCATAACTTCGCGACCAGCTTTGCCGGGGCCCGGGGAGGGTTCTCCGGCTTCATGATTGCGCTGATCGCGGCGCTATGGGCCTACGACGGCTGGAGCGATGTCACCCAGATGGCCGGCGAGGTGAAGCGTCCGCAGCGCAGCCTGCCAGTGGCGCTGGTGGGAGGAGTGGCCATCGTCGGCGGGCTGTATATGCTGACCAACGCGGCCATTCAATATGTCATGCCCGCGGCGGCGATCGCCACGGCGGACCGGCCGGCGGCCGATGCGCTGCGCTCGATCGCGGGCGCGTGGGGCTCGGGGCTGGTGTCGATCGGCATGGCGGTGAGCATCTGCGCCACGTTTGTCGGCTCATCGCTGTCGGGCGCACGCGTTCCGTTCGCCGCGGCGCACGATGGACTCTTTTTCAAGCGGCTGGCGCATGTGCATCCGAGGTTTGAGACGCCTTCGACGGCTCTGATCCTGCAGGCGGTGCTGAGTTCGCTGTTGCTGCTGGCGATCGGCAGGTTCCAGGCGCTGTTTTCGCTGGCGATCTTCTCGGAGTGGTTCTTCTATGCCCTGACGGCGAGCACGGTGTTCGTCTTCCGCAGGCGCGAGCCTGAGGCGAAGCGGCCTTACAGCGTCTGGGGCTATCCAGTGCTGCCCGGCTTGTTCATCGCTGCGGCGGTGGTGCTTCTGGTCTTCTCGTTTGCCGACCAGCCACGGAACTCGCTGATCGGGACTGGTGTGATCCTGCTGGGGATTCCGCTGCATAAGGCGTTCCAGCGGAGCAGGGTTGCTCAGGGAGTCAGCAAGTCAGCGAGGTAG
- a CDS encoding ArnT family glycosyltransferase — translation MPNATTTVVRPVDQTLAAALRLATLFAAIKLVLHIVATAWEQHIGYSYFRDEFYYLICGRHFAWGYVDQGPIVAIQARLGELIFGKSLVGIRMFSAMAGAARVLLTGLLVWALGGRRPAQTLAMIGVLVAPQYLGIDSYLSMNSFESIFWMGCLFSLIQVVRGRSERWWLLFGVAGGIGLLNKPSMTFFLVALLAGLLLTRQRRVLFSRWAAAGVAFLILIALPNLLWQIHYHWPTLEFLHNGQIENKNIKLAPLPFLWKQILNMQPVAVLIWGAGLVWLFRNPAAKGWRWLAWTYLLFLAAMMALHAKDYYVSPIYPILYAAGGIAWEMRFAQRAAVRQDRAFAFPVMETVLLVVAVVVLPMSIPTMPPAQWIAYAKAMHLYNASDNTENEASGALPQFYADRFGWREEVDEVTRIYHSLSPEDQKKVGILCSNYGEASAINFLGHGLPFAISGHNNYWLWGPHGYTGEVMIVVNGASPEEMRKYYDSVTVAGRMDSPLSMPYERRNIYLVRGRHKNIVDDWDDFKHYI, via the coding sequence ATGCCGAATGCGACTACGACGGTCGTTCGCCCTGTGGACCAAACCCTCGCCGCGGCGCTTCGCCTGGCAACGCTGTTTGCCGCGATCAAGCTGGTCTTGCATATTGTTGCGACGGCGTGGGAGCAGCATATTGGCTACAGCTACTTCCGTGATGAGTTCTACTACCTGATATGCGGCCGCCACTTTGCGTGGGGCTACGTCGATCAGGGGCCGATCGTTGCAATCCAGGCGAGGCTTGGCGAACTGATCTTCGGCAAGTCGCTCGTCGGCATTCGGATGTTCTCGGCGATGGCGGGCGCGGCGCGCGTGCTGCTGACGGGGTTGCTGGTCTGGGCTCTCGGTGGGCGCAGGCCGGCGCAGACGTTGGCAATGATCGGGGTTCTGGTTGCGCCGCAGTATCTGGGGATCGATAGCTATCTTTCGATGAACTCCTTCGAGTCGATCTTCTGGATGGGCTGTCTCTTTTCCCTGATCCAGGTCGTCCGCGGCCGTAGCGAGAGATGGTGGTTGCTGTTTGGCGTTGCCGGTGGAATCGGACTGCTGAATAAGCCATCGATGACGTTCTTTCTTGTGGCGCTGCTTGCAGGGTTGCTGCTGACTCGGCAACGGCGGGTACTCTTCAGCCGCTGGGCCGCTGCTGGCGTTGCGTTTCTGATTCTCATCGCGCTTCCGAACCTGCTATGGCAGATTCACTATCATTGGCCGACGCTCGAGTTTTTGCATAATGGCCAGATTGAGAACAAGAACATCAAACTAGCCCCACTGCCGTTTCTCTGGAAGCAGATTCTGAATATGCAGCCGGTTGCGGTGCTCATATGGGGCGCTGGGCTGGTATGGCTGTTTCGCAATCCTGCAGCCAAGGGTTGGCGATGGCTGGCGTGGACATATCTCTTGTTCCTTGCCGCGATGATGGCTCTGCATGCGAAGGACTACTACGTCTCTCCGATCTATCCCATCCTGTATGCCGCTGGCGGTATCGCATGGGAGATGCGTTTTGCTCAACGGGCAGCCGTCAGGCAGGACCGGGCCTTTGCGTTTCCTGTGATGGAGACGGTGCTGCTGGTCGTTGCGGTGGTGGTGCTACCGATGTCGATACCGACGATGCCGCCGGCGCAATGGATTGCCTATGCCAAGGCGATGCACCTTTACAACGCAAGCGACAACACCGAGAACGAGGCGAGCGGAGCGCTGCCGCAGTTCTATGCAGACCGGTTCGGCTGGCGGGAAGAGGTCGATGAAGTCACGCGCATCTATCATTCGCTCTCGCCCGAGGACCAGAAGAAAGTCGGAATCCTCTGCTCGAACTATGGTGAGGCGAGCGCGATCAATTTTCTCGGACATGGACTTCCTTTCGCAATCAGCGGGCACAACAATTACTGGTTGTGGGGGCCGCATGGGTATACGGGCGAGGTGATGATCGTCGTCAACGGCGCGTCGCCTGAGGAGATGCGCAAGTACTACGACTCAGTGACTGTCGCCGGGCGGATGGACAGCCCGCTCTCGATGCCCTATGAACGGCGCAATATCTACCTGGTGCGCGGGCGGCACAAGAACATCGTTGACGACTGGGATGACTTCAAGCACTACATCTAG
- the ypfJ gene encoding KPN_02809 family neutral zinc metallopeptidase, giving the protein MDWTPGGLSNDVEDRRRSSGGGFGGGGLGILGIVVLLVISLITGRNFIGAYLAGGGAVAPHSADRRAISPGEDRSAQLVSWTLDDVQKTWTQLLPEQTGHPYRHAKLVLFRDYTRSGCGVAQSQTGPFYCPADEKVYIDLSFWNELRRIGGSTADFAQAYVIAHELGHHVQNILGIEQKLRQLSSRSPSETNSLSVDLELQADCLAGVWAHSTDQRKLVDQSDINAGLRAAAAVGDDHLQKMERGTVSPETFTHGSSAQRTGWFKRGFDEGTVAACNTFATGGQLH; this is encoded by the coding sequence ATGGACTGGACACCTGGCGGTCTCAGCAACGACGTAGAAGACAGGCGACGCTCTTCAGGTGGCGGCTTCGGCGGCGGAGGCCTGGGAATCCTCGGCATCGTAGTCCTGCTCGTCATCAGCCTGATCACCGGACGCAACTTCATTGGCGCTTACTTGGCCGGCGGCGGCGCAGTTGCGCCGCATTCTGCCGACCGCCGCGCCATCTCTCCCGGCGAAGACCGCTCGGCGCAACTCGTCTCGTGGACGCTGGACGATGTGCAGAAGACCTGGACACAGCTTCTTCCTGAGCAGACGGGACACCCCTATCGCCACGCCAAGCTCGTCCTCTTCCGCGACTACACCCGGTCCGGCTGCGGCGTCGCACAGTCTCAGACCGGCCCCTTCTACTGCCCGGCCGACGAGAAGGTCTACATCGATCTCAGCTTCTGGAACGAGCTTAGGCGCATAGGCGGCAGCACGGCCGACTTCGCTCAGGCCTACGTCATCGCCCATGAACTCGGCCACCACGTGCAGAACATCCTTGGAATCGAGCAGAAGCTTCGGCAGCTCTCCAGCCGGAGCCCATCGGAGACCAATTCTCTTTCGGTCGATCTCGAACTCCAGGCCGACTGTCTCGCCGGAGTCTGGGCGCACAGCACCGATCAGCGCAAGCTGGTCGATCAAAGCGACATCAACGCTGGCCTCCGGGCTGCCGCAGCGGTTGGCGACGACCACTTGCAGAAGATGGAGCGCGGCACCGTCAGCCCCGAGACGTTCACGCACGGAAGCTCCGCACAGCGCACTGGCTGGTTCAAGCGCGGCTTCGATGAGGGAACGGTCGCGGCGTGCAATACTTTTGCGACAGGCGGCCAGCTCCATTGA
- the glgA gene encoding glycogen synthase GlgA translates to MDIVFAASECAPWAKTGGLADVVSGLPRELAKLGHKVRVFIPYYRQVAKAVPDPPVVLKSVTIPFSYYNRFARIVDGGNAHGVQMYFVDSPEMFDRESFYGTPSGDYPDNAERFGLFSRAVIEATKVLGIPDVFHVHDWQAAMVSVYLRSTYYFDPVFRHVPAVLTIHNGGYQGTFPPRTMETLLLPWDMFTMDKLEHYDKVNFLKGGVIYSDAITTVSRKYAEELQTPEYGNGLEGIFRRRNGDLFGILNGADYTEWNPAIDPYIAAHYTADKLAGKKECRRDLLHAFGFNGVSDETAVIGVVSRFATQKGFDFIVEIMDRLVQQDMVLAMLGNGEEYYERQLTEIAARHPAKVRVQVKFDNVVAHKIEAGSDMFLMPSRYEPGGLNQIYSLKYGTVPIVRATGGLDDTIDEQPDGSGNGFKFRGYDASLLMTAIERALGTFRNKKEWTAMMKRGMAQDFSWSKSVREYVRVYERVIQNRS, encoded by the coding sequence ATGGATATCGTTTTTGCGGCGTCGGAGTGCGCTCCCTGGGCGAAGACAGGCGGGCTAGCGGATGTAGTCAGTGGTCTTCCGCGAGAGCTGGCCAAGTTGGGGCACAAAGTCAGAGTGTTTATTCCTTATTACCGTCAGGTCGCGAAGGCGGTTCCTGATCCGCCGGTTGTGCTGAAGAGCGTGACGATTCCGTTTTCGTACTACAACCGTTTTGCAAGGATTGTGGACGGCGGGAATGCGCACGGCGTCCAGATGTACTTTGTCGATAGCCCTGAGATGTTTGACCGCGAGAGCTTCTATGGCACACCGTCGGGCGACTATCCGGATAACGCAGAGCGGTTCGGTCTCTTCAGCCGCGCCGTGATCGAGGCGACGAAGGTGCTGGGGATTCCAGACGTCTTCCATGTGCACGACTGGCAGGCCGCGATGGTGTCGGTCTATCTCCGCTCGACATACTACTTCGACCCGGTCTTTCGTCACGTTCCTGCCGTGCTGACCATCCATAATGGCGGCTACCAGGGCACGTTTCCGCCGCGCACGATGGAGACATTGCTGCTGCCGTGGGACATGTTCACCATGGACAAGCTGGAGCACTACGACAAGGTGAACTTCCTGAAGGGAGGCGTCATCTACTCCGACGCAATCACGACGGTCAGTCGCAAGTATGCCGAGGAGCTCCAGACGCCGGAGTACGGCAACGGGCTGGAAGGGATATTTCGGCGGCGGAACGGCGACCTGTTCGGCATCCTGAACGGCGCGGACTATACCGAGTGGAACCCGGCGATCGATCCGTATATCGCCGCGCACTACACGGCTGACAAGCTTGCAGGTAAGAAGGAGTGCAGGCGCGATCTGCTGCACGCCTTCGGGTTCAATGGAGTCAGCGACGAGACGGCGGTGATTGGCGTGGTCTCGCGCTTCGCGACACAGAAGGGCTTCGACTTCATCGTCGAGATCATGGATCGCCTGGTCCAGCAGGACATGGTGCTGGCGATGCTCGGCAACGGGGAAGAGTATTACGAGCGCCAGTTGACTGAGATTGCCGCGCGACACCCCGCGAAGGTCAGGGTGCAGGTGAAGTTCGACAACGTAGTGGCGCACAAGATTGAGGCCGGGTCAGACATGTTCCTGATGCCGTCGCGCTACGAACCGGGCGGGCTGAACCAGATCTACAGCCTGAAGTATGGGACCGTGCCGATCGTGAGGGCGACGGGAGGGCTCGACGACACGATAGACGAGCAGCCTGACGGCAGCGGCAACGGCTTCAAGTTCCGGGGATATGACGCGTCGTTGTTGATGACGGCGATTGAGCGCGCGCTTGGCACCTTCCGCAACAAGAAGGAGTGGACTGCGATGATGAAGCGCGGAATGGCGCAGGACTTCTCCTGGTCGAAGTCTGTGCGGGAGTATGTGCGGGTGTACGAGCGGGTGATTCAGAACCGGAGCTAG
- the rsmA gene encoding 16S rRNA (adenine(1518)-N(6)/adenine(1519)-N(6))-dimethyltransferase RsmA — translation MKHKAKLGQNFLVDEAARHAIVAALGDISQRTVIEIGPGRGAITEILASRCKRLIALELDRELAPELAHRFRDQPNVEIVEIDVLKSDLASLAPQDETADVIGNLPYYITSDILLHLYAAAAQVKLARAVVMMQREVAERVSASPGRREYGLLSATTQMYARVENLFTLPPSAFSPPPEVHSTVLRLEFAPRFHELRVDAAGFDAFLKQIFAQKRKTLHNNLRAAGYSTAQLTHWPTGISQQARAESLTLEAMAELYRALSKHAL, via the coding sequence ATGAAACATAAAGCGAAACTCGGACAGAATTTTCTGGTCGATGAGGCCGCGCGTCACGCCATCGTGGCAGCGCTCGGAGACATCAGCCAGCGGACGGTGATCGAGATCGGCCCCGGGCGCGGAGCCATCACCGAAATCCTCGCCTCACGCTGCAAACGGCTGATCGCGCTCGAACTTGACCGCGAACTGGCCCCCGAGCTTGCTCACCGCTTTCGCGACCAACCCAATGTCGAGATCGTAGAGATCGACGTGCTGAAATCCGACCTCGCATCTCTCGCCCCTCAAGACGAAACAGCGGACGTCATCGGCAACCTGCCGTACTACATCACATCCGACATCCTGCTCCACCTCTACGCCGCTGCCGCGCAAGTCAAGCTGGCGCGAGCCGTCGTCATGATGCAACGCGAAGTCGCGGAGCGAGTCTCCGCCTCTCCCGGCAGGCGAGAGTATGGACTTCTCTCTGCGACCACGCAGATGTATGCGCGAGTCGAGAATCTATTTACCCTTCCACCCTCGGCCTTCTCACCGCCTCCCGAGGTCCACTCAACTGTGCTCCGGCTGGAGTTCGCACCACGATTTCACGAACTGCGCGTCGACGCAGCAGGATTCGACGCCTTCCTCAAACAGATATTCGCGCAGAAACGCAAGACGCTGCACAACAACCTTCGGGCCGCAGGCTACTCCACTGCGCAGCTGACCCATTGGCCCACCGGCATATCGCAGCAGGCGCGGGCCGAATCCCTCACACTGGAAGCAATGGCAGAGCTCTATCGCGCGCTGAGCAAGCACGCTCTCTAA
- a CDS encoding DUF6600 domain-containing protein → MKGHPWLRSGVPGWGIRRVLIALVLAGASTLLWAEAEGAHRTARLSYVQGSVKVDLVRTGGSYKAQLNMPLSQGQRIRTEENGQAEVEFEDGSVVRLTPYSTLSLDTLKVDEGGNFQTHMSVVGGLVYAELRASSTVEYRLAAGGDVITPLVDATVRVNLDQPPALIAVFSGAVHVERVDMRTGGYRTDVQAGQSVIDDSSSPNRFLLIQQIAEDSWDTWNADRDQAAADQAAARTSARDGFAGNQGYGWSDLDTYGTWYDVPGQGLVWQPTAGLDSGFDPYGYGSWVWSSGLGYLWASGYPWGWTPYRCGNWSYWGGFGWGWAPGIGCGFGGWGFGGVSVINIGRPPLGYRPPTVPVRGPQGVHPIVSVGRLTKPTRPLHAPEETRTIAGQIATPLHPVGGSEAFQSGNTGAALRRDFPVDRTSHPGSVIVTGPSVTGQRQTVPNMPVQRQPYSSFRSGPAAQSLRPAPIVGHIPAVEIHGAQAPMPHPSYAMPQPYYAPPMLQPHYSAPPMSHSPAGPSAPSGGHSGAAGSGRSR, encoded by the coding sequence ATGAAGGGCCATCCTTGGTTGCGTTCCGGAGTTCCTGGGTGGGGAATCCGGCGAGTGCTGATTGCGCTGGTATTAGCGGGGGCGTCAACTTTGCTGTGGGCGGAAGCCGAAGGTGCTCACCGCACTGCTCGGCTTAGCTATGTTCAGGGCAGTGTCAAGGTGGATCTCGTCCGCACCGGGGGCAGCTATAAGGCACAGTTGAATATGCCCCTGTCCCAGGGACAGCGCATCCGCACCGAGGAAAATGGGCAGGCCGAGGTGGAGTTTGAGGACGGCAGCGTGGTGCGGCTTACTCCGTATTCGACGCTAAGTCTGGATACGCTGAAGGTTGATGAGGGTGGTAATTTTCAGACGCATATGAGCGTGGTCGGAGGCCTGGTGTATGCGGAGTTGCGTGCCTCTTCGACGGTTGAGTACAGGCTGGCTGCGGGCGGAGACGTGATTACTCCTCTGGTGGATGCGACGGTTCGCGTAAATCTGGATCAGCCTCCAGCACTGATTGCGGTGTTTTCAGGGGCGGTCCATGTCGAGCGGGTCGACATGCGAACTGGGGGGTATCGCACGGATGTGCAGGCTGGGCAAAGTGTGATCGATGATTCATCGTCGCCGAACAGATTCCTCTTGATACAGCAGATCGCGGAGGACTCGTGGGACACGTGGAACGCAGACCGGGACCAGGCGGCGGCCGATCAGGCAGCGGCCCGCACCAGCGCTCGTGACGGATTTGCCGGGAACCAGGGCTATGGCTGGTCCGACCTTGACACGTATGGGACGTGGTATGACGTGCCGGGGCAGGGGCTGGTGTGGCAGCCGACGGCAGGGCTGGATTCAGGGTTCGATCCTTATGGCTACGGGAGCTGGGTGTGGTCTTCAGGCCTGGGGTATTTATGGGCGTCGGGATATCCGTGGGGATGGACGCCATACCGCTGCGGAAACTGGTCGTACTGGGGCGGTTTTGGCTGGGGCTGGGCGCCGGGAATCGGTTGCGGCTTCGGTGGATGGGGCTTTGGCGGAGTATCCGTGATTAATATAGGCCGGCCTCCGTTGGGATATCGCCCCCCGACCGTGCCGGTGCGTGGCCCGCAGGGCGTGCATCCGATTGTGAGTGTTGGACGGCTGACCAAGCCTACGAGGCCTTTGCATGCGCCGGAGGAGACGCGGACAATTGCCGGGCAGATCGCGACTCCATTGCATCCGGTCGGCGGCAGCGAAGCATTTCAGAGTGGCAACACGGGAGCAGCCTTGCGGCGGGATTTCCCGGTTGACCGCACTAGCCATCCAGGATCGGTAATTGTGACTGGGCCAAGTGTCACTGGGCAGCGTCAGACAGTGCCGAACATGCCAGTGCAGAGGCAGCCGTATTCGTCGTTCCGCTCCGGACCGGCCGCTCAGTCTTTACGACCAGCTCCGATTGTGGGCCATATCCCGGCTGTGGAGATACATGGCGCTCAGGCTCCAATGCCTCACCCCTCTTACGCGATGCCACAGCCGTACTATGCGCCGCCGATGTTACAGCCGCACTATTCTGCGCCGCCGATGTCCCATTCGCCGGCGGGACCTTCCGCTCCGTCTGGAGGGCATTCGGGGGCGGCGGGTTCTGGGCGAAGCCGTTAG
- the ruvC gene encoding crossover junction endodeoxyribonuclease RuvC, whose translation MRVFGIDCGTEFTGYGVVELDDRSRMPRLAHIAAGTIRLSKKEKTPHRLAQVYAELTALLALHQPDVVAIEEVFFSANAKSALKLGQVRGVAMLAAASCGLPVAEYAPLSIKSSVVGYGLAAKEQVQFMVTRLLELDRAPESPDAADALAIAICHIHTAQTLEAQGVRR comes from the coding sequence ATGCGTGTCTTCGGAATCGATTGCGGCACGGAGTTCACCGGCTATGGTGTGGTCGAACTCGACGACCGCTCGCGGATGCCCCGTCTCGCTCATATTGCTGCCGGGACGATTCGGCTTAGCAAGAAAGAGAAGACGCCGCACCGGCTGGCCCAGGTGTACGCGGAGCTGACTGCGCTGCTTGCGTTGCATCAGCCCGATGTTGTGGCGATTGAAGAGGTCTTCTTTTCGGCCAATGCGAAGTCGGCCCTGAAGTTGGGGCAGGTGCGCGGTGTGGCCATGCTGGCGGCTGCGAGCTGCGGTCTGCCGGTTGCCGAGTACGCTCCGCTCTCGATCAAGAGCTCCGTCGTCGGCTACGGCCTGGCGGCGAAGGAGCAGGTGCAGTTTATGGTGACCCGGCTGCTGGAACTGGATCGCGCCCCCGAATCGCCTGACGCAGCGGATGCATTGGCGATTGCCATCTGCCATATCCATACGGCGCAGACGCTTGAGGCGCAAGGGGTCCGCCGATGA
- a CDS encoding thiazole synthase has product MTPLVIAGRAFQSRLIVGTGKYKDGPETQAAIEASGAEMVTVAVRRVNLDRSSESLLDYIDPQRYFLLPNTAGCYTAEEAIRAARLGREVGLSDWVKIEVIGDQKTLYPDVQATLEATRVLVKEGFTVLPYTSDDIVFAKRLIDAGAAAVMPLGAPIGSGLGLQNTANLRILRELITEVPLIVDAGVGTASDASVAMELGFDAVLMNTAIAQAQDPLLMAEAMQHAVLAGRQAYLAGRMPKKLYATASSPVEGISR; this is encoded by the coding sequence ATGACACCTCTGGTTATTGCGGGCAGGGCCTTTCAGTCACGGCTGATTGTTGGCACGGGAAAGTACAAGGACGGACCTGAGACGCAGGCAGCGATTGAGGCCTCGGGCGCGGAGATGGTGACTGTCGCGGTAAGGAGGGTGAACCTCGACCGGTCGAGCGAGTCGCTGCTCGACTACATCGATCCGCAACGCTACTTCCTGTTGCCGAATACGGCGGGCTGCTACACCGCCGAGGAGGCGATTCGCGCGGCAAGGCTGGGGCGGGAGGTCGGGCTTTCCGACTGGGTAAAGATTGAGGTCATCGGCGACCAGAAGACGCTGTATCCGGATGTGCAGGCGACGCTGGAGGCCACACGGGTTTTGGTAAAGGAAGGCTTTACGGTTCTCCCGTATACATCTGACGATATTGTATTTGCCAAGCGGCTCATCGACGCTGGAGCTGCGGCCGTCATGCCGCTTGGAGCGCCGATCGGCAGTGGCCTGGGGCTGCAGAATACGGCGAATCTGCGAATCCTGCGGGAACTCATCACGGAGGTTCCTCTGATTGTCGACGCAGGGGTGGGAACGGCCTCAGACGCTTCGGTGGCGATGGAGCTTGGGTTCGACGCGGTGCTGATGAATACGGCGATCGCTCAGGCGCAGGACCCGCTGCTGATGGCTGAGGCGATGCAGCATGCGGTGCTGGCCGGGCGGCAAGCATATCTGGCAGGCCGGATGCCAAAGAAGCTGTATGCGACGGCGAGCTCGCCAGTCGAGGGAATCTCGCGATAG
- a CDS encoding metal/formaldehyde-sensitive transcriptional repressor, translating to MSHTRREQIKLLNRVKRIRGQMDSVERALASEDHECADVLMLLAAVRGGINGLMAEVLEDHVRLHLLQDGHAPLTPELGEDLIDLVRAYLK from the coding sequence ATGTCCCATACCAGAAGAGAACAGATCAAGCTACTCAACCGAGTCAAGCGGATTCGCGGTCAGATGGACAGCGTCGAGCGGGCACTGGCCTCAGAAGACCACGAGTGTGCCGATGTCCTGATGCTGCTAGCCGCGGTGCGTGGTGGAATCAATGGGTTGATGGCGGAGGTCCTCGAGGACCACGTCCGGCTGCATCTGCTGCAGGATGGCCACGCTCCGCTGACCCCAGAACTGGGCGAGGACCTAATCGATCTCGTGCGCGCCTATCTCAAGTAG
- a CDS encoding carbohydrate porin, with translation MTLSLFAHAQEMALGAAHPSPRVKLPDAPVPAGDSSATVFPHPEGAPWLITGQANIIFQAHGPFHSPYEGPNSLLSRGEYKTSLVGTLFLGLQLHRHARYNTDAILDVESTGGRGISEALGLGGFTNLDVVRNPNLGSAPYVARVQLHQTIGLSSKLVDVSRTPFSLATQAPERRLELHVGKLGMPDFFDLNSIGTDSHLQFLNWTTDNNGAWDYAADTRGYTYGAIAEYIDKGWSARYGVALMPKVANGIDLDWNLRRASGQNVEFELRRSLLGGLVSSDRKGVVRALGYVNHAHMGLYRDAVKAYLSGVGTRPEITSVEKFGAVKYGFGLNAEQELTQDLRAFLRFGWNEGQHESYAYTEVDQTIEFGGDYAGRRWSRPYDKLGLAFSSNAIKRDHQNYLRYGGLGFLLGDGKLNYAREDILEGYYNLRAWRGVYYALDMQFINHPGYNKDRGPVLVESVRMHVDF, from the coding sequence TTGACACTATCCCTCTTCGCACATGCACAGGAGATGGCGCTAGGCGCCGCCCACCCCAGCCCCCGGGTTAAGCTGCCCGATGCGCCGGTGCCGGCAGGGGACTCCTCGGCGACGGTCTTCCCTCACCCGGAGGGCGCTCCATGGCTCATCACCGGACAGGCAAACATCATCTTTCAGGCGCACGGCCCATTTCACTCACCATATGAAGGGCCAAACAGCCTGCTTAGCCGCGGCGAGTACAAGACCTCATTGGTCGGCACGCTCTTTCTCGGGCTCCAGTTGCATAGGCATGCCCGCTACAACACCGACGCCATTTTGGATGTCGAATCCACAGGAGGCCGCGGCATCAGCGAGGCGCTGGGACTGGGTGGCTTCACTAACCTCGACGTCGTGCGCAACCCTAATCTGGGTTCCGCGCCCTACGTCGCCCGTGTTCAGTTACACCAGACCATCGGCCTTTCAAGCAAGCTCGTGGACGTCAGCCGCACCCCATTCTCGCTCGCGACACAGGCCCCTGAGCGCCGGCTGGAGCTTCATGTCGGCAAGCTGGGCATGCCCGACTTCTTCGATCTCAACAGCATCGGCACCGACAGCCATCTCCAGTTCCTCAACTGGACCACCGACAACAATGGCGCATGGGACTACGCTGCCGACACCCGTGGCTACACCTACGGAGCCATAGCCGAGTACATCGACAAAGGTTGGTCTGCCCGCTACGGCGTCGCGTTGATGCCAAAGGTCGCCAACGGAATCGATCTCGACTGGAACCTGCGGCGCGCCAGCGGCCAGAATGTGGAGTTCGAGTTGCGCCGCTCGCTCCTGGGAGGCCTCGTCAGCTCAGACCGCAAGGGAGTCGTTCGAGCGCTCGGTTACGTGAACCACGCGCACATGGGACTCTACCGTGACGCAGTCAAGGCATATCTCTCGGGCGTCGGTACCCGGCCTGAGATCACTTCAGTGGAGAAGTTCGGTGCCGTCAAATATGGCTTCGGACTCAACGCAGAGCAGGAGCTCACCCAGGACCTGCGCGCCTTCCTCCGTTTCGGCTGGAACGAGGGGCAGCATGAGTCCTACGCATACACCGAGGTCGACCAGACGATCGAGTTCGGCGGCGACTACGCCGGCCGGCGCTGGTCCCGCCCCTACGACAAGCTGGGCCTCGCCTTCAGCTCGAACGCCATCAAGCGCGACCACCAGAACTACCTGCGCTACGGTGGACTGGGCTTTCTGCTCGGCGACGGCAAACTCAACTACGCGCGCGAAGACATCCTCGAGGGCTACTACAACCTGCGCGCATGGCGCGGGGTCTACTATGCCCTCGACATGCAGTTCATCAATCATCCCGGCTACAACAAGGACCGCGGCCCGGTGCTGGTCGAATCCGTCCGCATGCACGTCGATTTCTAG